The DNA segment TTACAGGACAGTCCGCGGATTGGTGACGATGAGTGTGCCCGGTTGGATAACAATTTCAAAGATGTTGTAGCGCGCGGACGCGGACGCGACTTGGCGTTGCAGCTGGGTAATCGCAGTGTTAACGCCGGAGAGACGGCGCTTGAACTTCTGGATTCGTTGCAGCCACTGGCGGAACAGCTCGACGGTTGGAATGGCGACGCCACCTACGTGCGGGCTCTGGCGGAGCAGCGGCACAAGTTGGAGGGCAGCTGGTGTTTGCCATCGCAGCAGGTCTTGGATGCAATGGTCAGTAGTGGCTTGGGCCACCGCGACTGGGCGCTGGACATGTCCCTTAAGCATAAGCACAGCTTGCTCGCGCAGCCGTTGTCAGATGCCGTGCAGCAGCAATATACAGCGTTTAGCCTTGAGTCCTTGCAACAGCAGCAGCAGATTGAAGCTGCGGATACTCTAAGCTTTGCCGACTACCTGAATCAGTATCAGCAAAGCTGAGTATCAGAGTGTCGGTCACTTCTGCACCACAAACTCGGTAAACAGCACGCCGCTAACGGCTTCACCGGTGTGCTGGCTTTCCAGGACCTGATTGATGCGGGAGGTGGCTTCTGTTGCCAGTGTTTGCTGAGTGCCTGGCAGGGTAAGCGCATCAACATCGTTTTGCTCGCCAAACAGCAGTATCAGCTCATGGCGTATGCGGGGCATGTGAGCTTCTACGGCGGGGCGAGCGGTGCTGGCGTTGGCGCGCAAGCTAACACTGGCTTTCAGATAGGAAAGCTTGCTGCCTGGCGGCCCTATGTGGGTCACAAACGCGGGCTCCAGTGATATATAATCGGTAACGGTTGGTTTT comes from the Marinobacter psychrophilus genome and includes:
- a CDS encoding flagellar basal body-associated FliL family protein, encoding MNVLKKMMPKIFIALFLTALAVVAYGEEPDEPAEPAKPTVTDYISLEPAFVTHIGPPGSKLSYLKASVSLRANASTARPAVEAHMPRIRHELILLFGEQNDVDALTLPGTQQTLATEATSRINQVLESQHTGEAVSGVLFTEFVVQK